ACTGTTAAAACAGGCGAGGGATGAGGGTGTCACGGTGCCCATCATTTTAATGGGGTACTACAACCCGATTCTTAACTACGGCGAACAGAAATTTATCAAGGACGCTGCCGCTGCAGGTGCCAACGGGTTCATCATCGTCGATCTGCCACCTGAAGAGGCGATCAAGATCAGAAACTACGTGCAAGAGAACGGACTGTCTTTGATCCCATTGGTCGCTCCATCCACTACAGACAGCAGACTCGAGTTGTTGGCACATTTGGCAAACTCTTTCGTCTACGTCGTTTCGAGAATGGGTACCACTGGTGCTCAAACATCCGTCGCCCAGAATTTGGACGTCCTCGTCGCCCGTGTCAGGAAGTACACTGGTGATATCCCTATCGCTGTTGGGTTCGGTGTTGCCACAAGGGAACACTTCGAAGCAGTTGGTAAGTTGGCGGACGGTGTCGTGATCGGGTCCAAGATTATCAATTTGGTCAAGGACGCCCCACAGGAGAGTCGTTACAAAGTCGTCAAGGATTACGTTGAAGGGATTTTGAACGGTAAGAAACATCACGTTCTGAACAAAACAGAGTTTGACACTTTCCGTAGCAACGCAGTCGCAAATGTCAACAAAGGCGAGAAGTCCAACATGAACGAGTTCAACGAGGCCCACAAACACTCCGACAGATTTGGTGATTTTGGTGGTCAGTACGTGCCAGAGGCATTGCATGCGTGCCTCCGCGAACTAGAAGAAGGATTTGACAACGCCGTCGCTGACCCACAATTCTGGGAAGATTTCAGATCGTTGTACTCTTACATCGGTCGTCCATCTAGTCTACATAGAGCCGAGAGACTGTCTGAGTACTGTGGTGGTGCTCAAATCTGGTTGAAGAGAGAAGATCTGAACCACACCGGGTCCCACAAGATCAACAACGCACTAGCACAGGTCCTATTGGCTAAAAGATTGGGGAAGGCTAACGTCATCGCCGAAACCGGTGCGGGCCAGCACGGTGTTGCGACCGCCACGGCGTGCGCTAAATTTGGTCTTCCCTGCACTGTCTTCATGGGAGCCGAGGATGTCCGTCGTCAAGCGTTGAACGTCTTCAGAATGAGGATACTGGGGGCTAAAGTGGTTGCCGTTACCAACGGTACCAAGACTCTGAGAGACGCCACCTCAGAGGCCTTTAGATTCTGGGTTAccaatttggaaaacacATACTACGTTGTCGGGTCTGCCATCGGCCCTCACCCTTACCCAACTTTGGTCCGTACTTTCCAAAGTGTTATTGGACAGGAGACTAAACAGCAGTTTGCAGAACTGAACGACGGGAAGCTTCCAGACGCCGTGATCGCCTGTGTTGGAGGTGGGTCTAACTCCACAGGTATGTTCTCGCCATTTGAGAAGGACACTTCTGTTATGCTGCTAGGTGTTGAAGCCGGTGGTGACGGTGTCGACACCGCGTTCCACTCGGCCACTCTGACCGCAGGTAGACCAGGTGTTTTCCACGGTGTCAAGACTTACGTCTTGCAGGACACGGACGGCCAAATCCACGACACACACTCCGTGTCGGCTGGTCTCGACTATCCAGGTGTTGGCCCAGAGCTGGCCTTCTGGAAATCTACCGGTCGTGCCAATTTCGTTGCTGCCACCGATGCCCAAGCATTGGAAGGTTTCAAATTGCTGTCTCAATTGGAAGGTATCATTCCTGCCCTTGAGTCGTCGCATGCTGTTTACGGAGCTTGCGAACTTGCTAAGACCATGAAACCAGAACAGAATATAATCATC
This sequence is a window from Huiozyma naganishii CBS 8797 chromosome 3, complete genome. Protein-coding genes within it:
- the TRP5 gene encoding tryptophan synthase TRP5 (similar to Saccharomyces cerevisiae TRP5 (YGL026C); ancestral locus Anc_4.92), with protein sequence MAEQLRDTFLNAEKENRRALVTFMTAGYPTVEDTIPILKGFQDGGVDVIELGMPFSDPIADGPTIQVSNTVALKNGVTLDKTLQLLKQARDEGVTVPIILMGYYNPILNYGEQKFIKDAAAAGANGFIIVDLPPEEAIKIRNYVQENGLSLIPLVAPSTTDSRLELLAHLANSFVYVVSRMGTTGAQTSVAQNLDVLVARVRKYTGDIPIAVGFGVATREHFEAVGKLADGVVIGSKIINLVKDAPQESRYKVVKDYVEGILNGKKHHVLNKTEFDTFRSNAVANVNKGEKSNMNEFNEAHKHSDRFGDFGGQYVPEALHACLRELEEGFDNAVADPQFWEDFRSLYSYIGRPSSLHRAERLSEYCGGAQIWLKREDLNHTGSHKINNALAQVLLAKRLGKANVIAETGAGQHGVATATACAKFGLPCTVFMGAEDVRRQALNVFRMRILGAKVVAVTNGTKTLRDATSEAFRFWVTNLENTYYVVGSAIGPHPYPTLVRTFQSVIGQETKQQFAELNDGKLPDAVIACVGGGSNSTGMFSPFEKDTSVMLLGVEAGGDGVDTAFHSATLTAGRPGVFHGVKTYVLQDTDGQIHDTHSVSAGLDYPGVGPELAFWKSTGRANFVAATDAQALEGFKLLSQLEGIIPALESSHAVYGACELAKTMKPEQNIIINISGRGDKDVQSVAEVLPKLGPQIGWDLRFEEDPSIGA